CAGAATCACTAGATTCACAGGAAATGGTATCTTCATGGTGCTAACTTGATataatgtgcagagcttggaaaagttacttttttgaactacaactcccatcagcccaatccagtggccatgctggctggggttgatgggagttgtagttcaaaaaagtaacttttccaagctctgattaatgtGGTGAACATTTTTAATAGTCTGGGCTCCTGTTTCATCctgtttaaaatgtaaatgtactaccttcaagttggTTCCTGCtcatagcgaccctatgaatagggttttcatgaggctgagaggcagtgactggcccaaggtcacccagtgagcttcatggctgtgtggggatttgaaccctggtctcccaggtcgtagtccaacaccttaaccactactaaAACCTTCAAGTGCTGTTAAGAGACTTGTTTGTTGCTGCTTTCAGactctattttcaggtgggattcaatgacagactggcaaattcaggttgcacaattgaagttgatttggtgcttttgcacaacaaacccacttttctTAAAAAATCTTTTTGAAAAATTTCATCTGGAAAACTGGTACAAGAAATCACTTTACATAGCTTTGTCGGAAAAACTCGCCCACCACCTCGGGGTCTTACAAGGTGAAGCTGAGCAGGAAGACTATGCTGCAATTTGGTGGTCATTTATAACCAATGTTACTGActactctttccacactctaattCCTGCTAACAGCGACTTTGTTTGGCGTTGTTTGTAAAATGTATATACACATGTATATGCTtaattcttcctccctcccctctcttcacTCTGTTTGCCTCCCTCAGTGTCTTCATGCATTCTTTCTCAACCCCTCATTGTTTTATTTCTCTGATGCGCTCTGTCCCCTAACGCTCCCTCTGCTTTACCCATCCTTTTTAAGACTGAAGTGCTCTCAGGTTTATGGATGAAGGTTATTGCAAATGTGGTTAGTGTTCTcatttgtttcttattttttaattcaaaatttatattgtatcattttccattataaaaaataaacattaaagaaTATTTAatgaggaaagtgatgggaaaatgcgttggaaagtgtgggataacaattgcttgacatgACATCGTATAACctgcctgcaaacaaatcaggatcaatgttcaataaacagcagATGTTGTATAACTTTCCTGCAAACTTTGCACAAACAAATCAAGACGAATGTTCAATAAACTTGtttgtctggaagcaccttgtATTACCTTGAAGGGCATCAATATGTGCAAGTATTGTACTACATGCTTAAGTGATTACTCGACTCAGATCCCTGTTTTGAGAAATGTTAACTGGGAGGTTGAGATTTACCTCTCACCAATTACCAGCACAGCTTGTGCTGTGTATGTagcatttcttttttaatataagAAGCTTAATACTTGATGACCCTTGGCACTTACGACGGGTGTCAAGAGGTATGATATCCTGTGACTTTTACaaagcttggtattgtctacactggcagctgctctccaggtttttcagacaggagtctttccagccctacctggagacgctggggattgaactggggacctttcgCATGCAAAGGAAGTGCTGTGCCATTCAGCTGTGGCACTTCACAACTAATTATCCTTGGAAGGTGTGAATGAAGCCTCCATACCTTTCATAAATCCTCTTTATTCAAGCCTGTAAGCCAAAAGTAGTACAAATGAGGAACATAGTTTATGTTTATGACATAtatatcctccaaggagctcaaggtgtcatACAAGGTTGtcacctccccattttatcttcacaataactctgtgaggtaagttaggcttaGAGGTAGAGGCTAGATCTAGATTtctcagtgagcatcatggccaagtgaggatttgaacctgggtctccccaatgTCAGCCCAACAAAGGAAATGAAAGTAAGCAAGAGGAGAATAAAACTCTAGAATATAGTAGACATTTTTTGCATGTGCTATATCACGACTCCCTTTTCCCAGTCTTATATGATACAAAAGATTTCATAAATATTTATCAGATAAATGATCACTCTTATACAACACAACTTTTCTTCCCCCCATCCTTCCCCATTCTCTTTTAAAGTCTTTATTAACCAATTCTGCAGAAATGTTCAATAGATGTAATGTGATATATTAAACAAAGAAGTATATAAATAACTTATTACAAGGCAGCATAATTGTCAAATCAAATTGCAtacagcattttaaaatgtaactaTATTATGGAAAAAATCAAATTCCAAGACTACACCATACAGTACACACTTTTTCATTTAGACAAAGATGATTATTCCCATGTCTGAGTTCAGATAAGCAAGCAAATATGCATAGAGTACTTGTCAGAAGTAATTTCTGATCACATTTTCTGAATCCGTAATGcctcttttccttccttttttcatCTCTGTCATCACCTGATATTTTCTGAAACACTCAGAAAGAAGCCAGCATTAAGGTGTTCCATATTCAGCTAGGATCACAGCATAATCAATTAGGAACATTTTTCTGTGCTGCTATGGAGTTGCCATACACCGACATCTTCTGTCTAAATGTTTTGAAGCTGTTTGATCAATTCCTGACAGATGTCTAAAATGAAATGTTACCCCACTGTGTTCTAAAATAATATTCTAGCCTTTCTTCACAGGCGTGGCAAACAGCAGTAAAAGTATACAGGAGCAGTATATTTGCTTTTCAGTCAACTGGGAAGTAATCCCCAAGGTACCAGAGTTACCTTGGCTCACTATTACTATAAACAGTCCTGATGATAAGTAAAGATACTTTCTACTGGCTACTACCGACACCCGTGTACCCAGCATTTGGCTGACCTGGTGCCATGTATAATTGCTAAAAACGTGGCATGAGAAACGTGGCTCAGTTCAGATATTTGTGGAATGAAAAGGACCTTTGGACTGAAGGCTTGCTATTAGTTTATAGCAGGGGAGActtagcccaacaatatctggagggctccaggttgggggaggctggacTACACATTAAGACCTACAtaaagtgtgtgagtgtgagtgtgtgtgtgtgtgagagagagagagacaaagagagagacagagacagagaaagaggcaAACATGTTCCACAACTCTTCTAGATGGCATTATCTAATAATTCATTTAGATTCCATAGTCCAAGTTGTTTTTTGATAAACATTGAAATCAGTTGCTGAGGTCGTTGCTGATATTCAACTAGAACTTCATGAGGCGCTCTGATTTGgtcaccttcaagtcgattaagcaGAGTCACACAGACCACTGCAGCTAGAAACCAGATGAACAGAGGGGGGGAAAAGGTTCAgacttggtttttaaaaatacatcaaatTCAATTACAAAAAAAAGTCTTACAAGTGGTTGTGAATActagctatatttatttatttacaaccaACATATTTTTGACACTGGACCTCCCTGCCTGCCAGTCTCCCCACATCTTCCCTAAGAAAAAATGCTTTCGCTTGGGAAATGTGGAGGGGGTTCCGGATGGCAAGAAAGGTCCGTTTGACAGAGAAATCACTATTTCCACAGAAAATAGGGTTCAATCAACTGGTTCTTTCAAACTTTTGTGTTGAATGCGCAAAAACCCTTCAGTGTTTTTGAGGCATTCTGCAGGAATGCTTGAGATGTCAAATGGGATTTTTGTGACAATCATGATAGAGTGTGCCCATCTTTCTCTGAGGTTGGACCTTCTGGTTCTTTAAAACAACCTGAAATAAAGCAGTGGGGGTAGGTCAAAATTAGCTCCATTGGGTGCTGTCTTTCTCCCCGGGGAAAAGAATTAAGTTACTGTGAAAAATCAGCAGAGCTGGGAGGAATGGCTACTTGTGCATCATCAAAAAAGccccccttgttagggtgggggagtagcgctccccttccatgatccgcggcaggctccctgctgcggattgcagggaAGGAGCTTTCAGGTCGTCCACCCGTTCGCTCGCTCCACCtatctctctctcctgtctgctgTGGCTGCACACGCTGCGCGTGCAgggttaccatcaatcaagatggcggtggaggcttttttaaggggctgatgctcctactgccatcttggttgatggcaggcatgggcgTGTGCGTAGTGTACCgctcatgtgtgccatcaaccaagatggtggtgggacatcagccccttagagaagcctccactgccatcttggttgatggcagccctgtgtgcagCGCTCGCAGCAACAggagacaagagagaggtaggtgaaacaggcaggagccatgtgCATGGCGCCGGCCCTGACTGTTagaacagtatgacaatggaaccaattacctaaggaggtgatgggctctccttcactggaagcctgccagaggcagctggacagcctcgtcttgggtatgctttaagttggattcctgcattgagcagggtgttttcatggccttataggcccttccaactctactattctatgatcctatgattctatgaaagaagGACACATGGGCACATAGGTACTTCAAAAACTGATTTCAGTGATTTCAAAAACTGCACCCTCATTTGGCACCAAACTAACATCCGCACTGTAACACTACTCTTAAAAAAACTGGCAGCCTACATGGCTGCACATCAGCTAGCAACAACACATAATCAGAAAATCACTGACAGAACCAATCAATTTGGCCTGTAAACTGTCCTTAACCTATTTACTGGATTGCTTTAGTATAGCCACATAGGAAAACCCCACAGTAAAAATCCCAAAGGGTGTGGGAAgggaaaactctctctctctctctctctctctctctcttcacaaGCAGGCTTGAAAGGTTTTGGTTTTGCTCACACTGTTAATTCCCACTCTCACCCCCTTATCATACATACCAACCAATCTCAGATAATCAGTTTATAAAATCAAAGCCTTTGGGGAAAGGACCGCTTTCATTATTAGGACTGTGTCAGTCCTTCCATGTATCAGATTCTAAAAAAGGTAATAGGATTTGGGAGTTCATTTTTTATGCTGCAGCTGCTTAGTATTTTGGATCCAGCTGTGTGACATTAAAGCAGACTGTGGCCTAGTCCTTACTAGTAGTAGTATGGGAaacctgggctgtaccacttcagactgaagATGGGAGTGAATACAATTGAGTAATCCTACACATGAAATATTCCTCACATGAAAAAGATGTTCAGTGCAAAAAAATAAGCAAGGGTAGCTCCAAAGTGCCCCATCGTACATCAGGTCTCCCAGAGGCTTACCTGGTAACAAGATGGGAGCCATTATTTCTCTTTTCacacaatgccccagagtgacGGTacatcaggggcattgtgggaaattaaaccAGCAGCAACCAGCTCCAATTGTCCAGGGCAGACATAGATGCTGATATACCCTGCTTTGAGCTGGGGTCTTAACAGCTGCCTGAGGGTGCTGACACTGGGCTTGAGGGAAAAGATTCTAGTCCAGCCTTCTCCCTAGCAATAAAATAAACAGGCAaaatgctgtatttttattatctttattattttatttatcacatttattagttgattttttccaaaaaaagtgACCCAAATATTAAAACCAAGTATAAAATCCAGAATAAAATGGAAGCCTTAAAAAAACCTCATAATATATATAGATGAtttttcaggtgtgtgtgtggctgcatTCAGTTAGGCAAGTCTCAATTTTCAGCATGAAACGGTACAGTTCAGACACAAGTATACCATGTCAGTGAAAACAAGGCCTTCATTATTCACTTAGTCTAACTAAAGATGGTGGACAATCACACTGCAATAAAGGATGTTGTGCTTTTGAAAGAGTAGGGTTGCACAGGGACTTGGGGAAGCAGTAGCAAAAGGGGAAAACACTCTAAACGCAGGTATGTCCTCTGACTTACCTCTAAGGCCACAGAGCCTACACATAGCCGCAAACACAGTTGATTCCATTTCTATATTTCTAACTCCGGCATTGTAAGCTCTTTTTAAGTACTCTAGCTTTTTTTCACTGGAGAAGGAGCACAATGCTCCATCTAATCGTCCCTGACCTtagaaggaaagaaaaggaaatataaGTATTTTATACGTGTGTTCTCCTCTCAAATGTGTTGGCAGTCTCAAAGAATGCTTTCTTCAGAAAGCCCAGAGTTAATTTGCCAACATTCTGCTTAAATGAAaaactcattttttattttaatagtgTGCTCGTTGAAATATTAATGTCTTATTGTCCGTGTATTTTTAACATTCCAGCAAAACAGCACAAAATGAACTACAAACAGGCACATAAAAATGTGGCATCTAAAATTGTCATATTACTATAGAGAAGAATCAATGAATTAAGGGTAATGTGCTCTGTTACTCTATGCAAAGGAAAGCAGCACAATACCATAATGAAACAACAGTAGCACTGGTGTGGTGAAAgaaatagggttgtatccaatgctgctgttccaCTCATGCAGTTCACTTCTGCTTTCACAGTgtaacttccccctcctctcctgtcccctgcaGCCCCTGTGCActctcaaaatctgttccagagggttgggggaccctctgcaGCAGAATGCAGGGGCATGTAGAGAGGAAGGGAAAATCCTGTTGCATTCATGCAGAGTTTGATACAACCCATAATGGCACATTTGCACTTCCTGCTGCAATAGTCTTGGATGTGAGAAAGAAGAATGCCAATAGCCCCAAAAACACAATCTCCAGTTGGTTTGCCTCTTCACTGTGTAAAGGTGGCACACTGTTTGGTTGGCATTTAATAGCGGAGAGGGGGTAGCAGAAATGTGGTTATTTTATTGCCACCCACCAGGCTTCAGGGGTGCATGCTATTTAGTTAGTATGTGCTGGTTAGTTAGTGATATTTAACTTGGTAATATTTTTGGCATTGTGGTTTTTCATGTTCCTTAATGGAGAGGCACATGTTTTCACATTTATAATGCCAGGATGTGCTCAAATCTCTTGCATTAGATGCCACAAATCTCTTGCCACGGCATCATTCCTGCAGTGAGAAAAATATAGTGCCAACAAGGTATGATGTGGAGAAGGTGGGAACATCTCTATTAAAATGCAAGGTGTAATTTCCAGTTCAAAATAGTATAAAATGTTTACATAGGTGGGGAAATAAGTACTACTAAACTTGAACTAAACTCTCTGGAAAGTAATTTCTTTAATGAGTGTCACCAAATCACACTTCCTCATAAAAATGAAGCATCTTGCAAGGAATCTAATTCAGCTATAGTTCTATAAACCAGGGATGTAGAATCTCTGGCCTgccagatgcagagcttggaaaagttactttttttgaactacaactcccgtcagcccaatccactggccatgctggctggggctgatgggagttgtagttcaaaaaagtaacttttccaagctctggcccagatgttgttggactccaactcccatcagccccagccagtatggccaatataGTAAAGGTtaatgggagtagtagtccaacaatatctggagcacCACAGCTCCCTATCCCTGCTGTACACATTTTCTTGGGAGTAtgccccaatgaactcaataggtCTTGGTTctgaacagggatgggggagacattcaatccagttcacattttaagccaaatctgacagattcgcactttccaaaacaatatgagaactgaaacataacgATCCTTTGAAACCcacatgtatctgaattttgcaatgcatacaaaaatgtatgctaGAACAAattcgtactaaaatgctgaagaattttcatgaggatattttttcaaaaaattgcaaattgctgcagaaatgtggagaacagaatttaagattgaagaAACTTCCACCCcagttctgagcagacatgcataggattatattGCCAATTAGTGTTTTAACTAGGAGCAGGGATCTTGGGGCCTAGCTACACATTGCATTAGTGGTGTTATTAGCAACCATCTTCTGGGAGATTTCTTTTTCCTCCTAATACTAATTGCTGTGTGGGACAGGCAATTTTCACTGAGATCATGGCTGGGGAGGAAACACTTCAACCTCTCCTCCCTGTTTTAACAACCATAGCAACCCCACCCCCACATCtagtatttaattttaaaagcagTTGGTGTGATTGCTAATCACACCAATAATGTACTATATAGTTAGGTCTCTTATAAGTGAGGAGCATAAGAAACTGTCCTTGTTTTATTTGCAGCTCATATTTTTGACTATGGCAGATGAATACCTGAAGCTGTACTAACCTGGGCAAACCATTTCATTGTATTTTCATTTCTGCACGTTAATCCTCTGAAATGGCTTTGATAAAACGTGGCCTTGAGCAAAACCACAGATGGCTGTGCTTGCAAACAGATCCAAAGGTTTATAAATAGGCCTCAGATTATTAATTCTCCATTTATTCTGTTCCATCCACTTTGCAAACAGCATTTAATTGCCTCCAAAGACAAGGTTCTAAGGTAGCACAGAGGCGCTAATGGCTATTTACATAAATGCCACACTTCTTGACATTTTTCTTCAGTAAAGTAATTTTGGAAGCTATAATCCTGTCATAGGAAGTACGTGGTGTAATCCAGCTGTTAACATGATGTTTTGATTATTGACAAGGGACTATTTtactttaattgtttaatatgataTGGCTGTTTCTTATAGAATGTCAATAAATTTGTAGAAGTTTTCTGAGGTTGAGGGATAGAAGGCACTATTCTTAAGGGAACCTTAGATGAAGGAAATGGAAAGTTGGATCCATTGTCATAGTTTATTTATAAATTGTCCTTCATTTCTTAATTCCAGGGtggttaaaatgaaaatgaattttaaaaaacagaaatacaGTATGTTATCAGAAAATGTCAATATAAAATGGCAGCTAAAACTGCAGCAGTAATAAAAACATCACCACATTTAAAGTAAAAGGgctttttgcctggtgcctaaagggaAAAAGTGTTGGTGTCAGGTGAATATCCTTGTGGACAGCATTTCATAACTGGGGTgctacagctgaaaaggctctggaCATCATCCTCACCtctgatgggggagggggaggcacatGGTCAAAGACCTCAGCTGATGAGCTTAAAGAGCGAGCCGGTTGATTTGATATTTCCACAAACAAACCATAAGCCACGAACAGACCTTGGTTATCTCTTGTGGCTTGTTTGAAGAGAAACCAACCACAAGGCCCAGTTTGGATGACCTGTTTTGTCTGTAATGTGGCAGCAGGGGGACAGGGGGCACTCCAGGAACTTTTGAGCAGCATGCATCATCATGCTGCTTGTTCATATTAAATGtggtttattttaaaagatgGCTTAATATGACATACGAACCAGGTTATGGTTTGGAAAATATGTTCCTATATTGACATGTAAACTTGTTTCTAATATGTATGCCACTTTAATTCCTTGTTTTTTACTCAGAAAATGTAGCACTGGAATTATTTTGTTACTTGTGTAAATGAGGGTGAAATTTATATAGCCATTTTAACAGGTGTATAATAATACAGTATGGCAACCTTTCCCTTTAGAACTCTCTTCACCTATAGATTGCCTAGAGAATCCATATTATGTGGTggcaaaaatatgtttatatcTTATTTGTCTGTgggcatttgctcccacatgtACCTCCATGGGGATAAAACTGAGATCCAATGAGAAATTCAGTGTTTTTTGTGGGTAAAGGTTCATGGTTGAATATGATTTCACCACATTAAGACACACGTAAAAGAATGAGGAACCACAAAAGAATTAAAGATAAATGTTGCCTCATTTtccattaaaatattttatgaaaACAGAAGAGGTAGAATGCTTCTAATGTTTTCCAAGGTAAtgaaagaacatttaaaaattaaggaCAAATTATTACAGTTGATTCTAGGAAGAAAAGTGGATAAGCAAagttacagaacaatcctatgcatgtttatgcaaaaGTAAGTCCACCtgtttcaatggagcttattctcGGGCAAGTGTGCATTGGTTTGTGATTAGTAGCTGGGAGCAAGGCCAACTTTGACCTCAGTGGAAATTCTATATAAACATCTTCAGGGTTGCACGGTTGTTCTTTTCTGTTAGTTTTACCACATTTAAGGCTCCTATCCTATTCTGGGATTAAGTCCTGTTGTATGCAACCTctcagcagacatgtatagggttgCTCTGTAGCAGTGCTTTTGTTCTGATAGTATGCTCTGGTATGGACAACCAGCACCTTTTTTTAACAGCAGTATGGAGAATCCTTTTGGTCAGAcaggtcagatcactatctgcccTCACCCAATGGGTGAACATTTACAGGTAGGGGAGActacctacctgtcaatcatctcACATCATAATGATATTGGGccagagcaggatttaaccccctgcttatcagctgatagggagttaaatcctgctttctgcagggttgAGTTACACATGGAAATTCCTGTAGGGAACTCTTTCTGCACCCAAATGGAACAGGACTGAATCCCCCAcacatcagctgatggatgggGGCTTCTTTCTGCAGAGTTGAACTGCTCAAGCGAGTTGTTTGTGGGGGACTCTTTCGCACACCCAAACTGAGCAGACTGAAACCCCTGTCCTATCCACTGATGGGGTGTGcgtcaatcctgctttctgcagggttcAGGTGCACAAAGCAGGCTTTGGGGCAGGCACCTcatttttgttttacaaaaaagACACTACTCTGTTAAGTTTGTTGTTTGAAGAGGCTTTCAAATTATCTAAAAGAAATAATGATAAAAGTGACCTAAATCTAAGTGCTATAATGCTTtcagattttttctctctctttcttatgCTTGAGATTAAAAAACCCACGCATTAGTGTATAAGCAGTCCCCCACGCACCCGCCACTCACCCTCATAAAAATCATCAGTGCACATCGTATGGCCAACAAGTGTTGGAAAGTCCTTAATCTCTCTGCTGCATTCTAGGAGCTCCTCAGCAAGGTCTTGATCAAGTTCAGTGCTTCGCGTTACCACATTGTCCAGTATCACCTGCTCAAACCGAGGCTTAAAAAATGAATCTACGGCCATATCTGTTATTACAactgacccaggttcaatccctgaaagcagaagatAGGTGGGGTGGGGAGTTAAACACAGCATTAAATAAGCCCACAATTATACATTATTGTGATATTGATCTGAATGATCAGGAACATAACAAAACCTTTGGATGATCAGCTGAGTTTACACAAGTGCTAGACTGACAAGAGGTTGCATGTCATATGGGAGGCACTGTGGATTCTGGTGACTGCATTTTCATAAAGCTGAGATTTGGATAcgttcacaccatatatttaaagcactcttataccactaacTGCCATGGctttcctccacccccaccccccactgtagtttgttaaagcagAGGTACAATCCCCCacccctttaacaaactacaattcccagaattctttggcagaagccattactgttaaagAAGTATAACAgtgttatatatgtgtgtgtatgtgtgtgtgtgtgtgtgtgtgtgtgtgtgtgtatatatatatatatatatatatatatatatggtgtggatgtgagtttTCGCTATTGTAGTGAAGTATTCAATatgtgttgctttttttttaaaaaaaggtcaacTCATAGGCAAACTTGACATGTATATTATCCACACAGACCACAATCGtacgcatatttactcagaagtcagtcccattaagttcagtggtgcttatttccaggtaagtgtacttagggttgcagccttagaggTATGCACCGATTTGGCTTAGGCCATAGGGGCTAAAAGTGTTTCTTTTTCAGCTCTTGGAAATGTACACTAAGCTGCATATTTTAATCATTTAGATCACAGATAATGAAACTGGTATAGGATGGATGCCTCTTGAGAAGGATGATCTGTAGTTCTTCAAATACTCAAATGGCTTTCACATGCACTATACCAGTTATCAAGTCTATAGGGCATTCTGGGCCATGGTAATCTATCAGGGTTCTAAAACTGACATATAATTCTGGATCTCATTCAGATAACTTTCAGTGGATGAAAAGACAGTCAGTCACTTTATACCTGGACTGAATTGTCTGATCAACTATGTTCACTATATAAACTGATTTCAAGAGGTATTTCTCTTTGGTGTTTCCGATGAGACTTTCCTTTCTCATTCTTATGCTAGTTGCCACTGGCTTCTATGAGAAATCCTTAAAAACCAGGAGCCTAAATTTTGAAGAACATTTTTGTTCAGTACAGCAAACCATGATTTCCATATATATACAGTATGTCACTCATATGTGCTGGTCTTTTGGATAGTTAGGGGAAAATATAATCCACATGACTTTAATCTAAAAAGGACACCGAGTCCTGTGTTTTCAAGCTGATCCTACattagaaaaatatatatttgtggtCTTTTATATATCTTAGTAGACTGATATTTGTTGacttgaaataaaaaaaaatggcaaaaatctCATAAAAACATGACCTTTTCCTGAGATGCATTTCATTTGTATCCTCTCTGCCTGGTAGCAGCAAAAGTCTTTGCTCACCTAATCCCCCTGAAGTACCGATGCGTATAATGGTAacatcactgcattttgcatggTGTAGCAACTTGATTAGCTCATGAAGCATGATAGAAATGGAGGGAACTCCCATCCCATGCTGttaagaaaaaagagaaacaaagaTAGCTTTATACCTTCTAAGCAAAACTGATCTGAATTTGTAGAATTAGATAACCAAAACAATATATCTAAACATAAAGTATTGGTGCACAAGAAAAGTCTATGCTGGTGGCAGTACGGGGAGTGATCCAGCCAAGAGAAAGGGCATCTAACTTTGCTTTCCCCCATTGAAAGCAATAGGTAGTGTCCAATTGGCCCTCCTGGCACTGTTGATCTAGAGGGAGTCATCTGCTAACAGACAAGTGGAGACCATTTTTGTCAGTTTCCTCTCCCCCTGCAGTCCCTCAGCCCCTCTCCAAATCAGTT
This DNA window, taken from Rhineura floridana isolate rRhiFlo1 chromosome 2, rRhiFlo1.hap2, whole genome shotgun sequence, encodes the following:
- the UPP2 gene encoding uridine phosphorylase 2 codes for the protein MTFLLADSSKNEGKHSNGNGLVYIKNPHLDLMDEDILYHLDLGTKTHNLPAMFGDIKFVCVGGSPNRMKAFAQFMHKELGLEGDGKDIKDICAGTDRYSMYKVESVLSISHGMGVPSISIMLHELIKLLHHAKCSDVTIIRIGTSGGLGIEPGSVVITDMAVDSFFKPRFEQVILDNVVTRSTELDQDLAEELLECSREIKDFPTLVGHTMCTDDFYEGQGRLDGALCSFSSEKKLEYLKRAYNAGVRNIEMESTVFAAMCRLCGLRAAVVCVTLLNRLEGDQIRAPHEVLVEYQQRPQQLISMFIKKQLGLWNLNELLDNAI